One part of the Odontesthes bonariensis isolate fOdoBon6 chromosome 15, fOdoBon6.hap1, whole genome shotgun sequence genome encodes these proteins:
- the fpgt gene encoding fucose-1-phosphate guanylyltransferase, with translation MSRDGTRKLQFATREKLGKFNSLRGREVQPGEFWDVVAVTAVDGSQREAYELQISEKIDRKELPLGTHYKVFSDPPGSKIGNGGSTLNALQQLNDIYGKALSRMRVILIHAGGFSQRLPSASALGKIFMALPLGDPIYQMLELKLAMYVDFPSQMKPGVLVTCADDIELYSIAEDENVKFDKPGFTALAHPSPLSVGTTHGVFVLDPHEKSSYPEMENASCLRFLHKPSIDKMRESGAVWKRAGGLFSMSCAEFVYTDSTYYIDFDTAKSLMNLLTELGTLDCEIDAYGDFLQALGSKATIEYTSNTANVTKEESSLVEIRQKIFHTLTGTPLNVILLNNSKFYHIGTTSEYLFHLTEDEALRSELGLLSSVFSVHVNEKSQGSSGCCVMYSVLDPSCSVGAGSVVEYSRLGAGVSVGGGSIVSSCWVSAGLSVPAGAFLHSLCVNHQDQSRFVTVFFGIKDNLKHSVDRPAYLEELKFFGSSLAQCLALWGLQKEVLEFSGDGSSCSLWNACLFPVCSDQESSFSMSLEMLQAVLGGSTSPLSKDTQLMSMQECLQCKNLEVMLKLRKGLRDNITQRGVTN, from the exons ATGAGTCGGGATGGTACAAGGAAGCTACAATTTGCAACAAGAGAAAAGCTCGGGAAATTTAACTCTCTTCGCG GTCGAGAGGTGCAGCCAGGTGAGTTTTGGGATGTAGTGGCCGTGACTGCTGTGGACGGCAGCCAGAGGGAAGCTTATGAGCTGCAGATCAGCGAGAAAATTGACAGAAAAGAGCTTCCCCTTGGAACTCACTACAAGGTCTTCTCAGATCCTCCTGGATCCAAAATAG GGAATGGAGGCTCTACTTTGAATGCACTGCAGCAGCTGAATGACATCTATGGAAAAGCTCTAAGCAGAATGAGAGTCATCCTGATCCATGCAG GTGGGTTTAGTCAGCGACTACCCAGTGCCAGTGCTCTGGGAAAGATCTTCATGGCCCTGCCGCTGGGTGATCCCATCTACCAGATGCTGGAACTCAAACTGGCCATGTATGTGGATTTCCCGTCACAAATGAAGCCAGGCGTCCTGGTGACCTGTGCCGATGACATAGAGCTCTATAGCATTGCAGAGGATGAGAATGTTAAGTTTGACAAACCTGGCTTCACAGCTTTAGCCCACCCCTCCCCACTCTCAGTGGGAACTACCCACGGGGTGTTTGTGTTGGATCCACATGAAAAGTCCTCTTACCCAGAAATGGAAAACGCTTCCTGTCTGCGCTTTCTGCACAAGCCGAGCATTGATAAGATGCGAGAAAGTGGAGCTGTTTGGAAGAGGGCCGGTGGACTGTTTTCTATGTCTTGTGCTGAATTTGTCTACACAGACAGCACCTATTATATCGACTTTGATACTGCAAAGTCTCTTATGAACCTACTGACAGAGTTGGGGACTTTGGACTGTGAGATAGATGCATATGGGGACTTCCTTCAAGCACTGGGCTCTAAAGCCACGATAGAGTACACCAGCAACACTGCTAATGTCACCAAAGAGGAGAGCAGTTTGGTCGAAATCCGCCAAAAGATCTTCCATACTCTCACAGGGACTCCCTTGAATGTCATCCTCCTCAACAACTCCAAATTTTACCACATTGGAACCACTTCAGAGTACCTCTTCCACCTGACAGAGGATGAGGCTCTGAGGAGTGAGCTGGGTCTCCTGTCGTCCGTCTTCAGTGTGCATGTGAATGAAAAGTCTCAAGGCTCCTCTGGCTGCTGTGTGATGTACAGTGTCCTCGATCCCAGTTGCTCTGTGGGAGCTGGATCAGTGGTGGAGTACTCCAGACTGGGAGCAGGGGTGTCTGTAGGCGGAGGGTCCATAGTCAGCAGCTGCTGGGTCAGCGCAGGCCTCTCGGTGCCAGCCGGAGCCTTCCTCCACTCACTGTGTGTGAACCACCAGGACCAAAGCAGGTTTGTTACCGTCTTCTTTGGGATCAAGGACAACTTGAAGCACAGCGTGGACAGACCTGCgtatttggaagagctgaagtTTTTTGGGTCCAGCCTGGCACAGTGTCTGGCTCTTTGGGGGTTGCAGAAGGAAGTCCTGGAATTCTCTGGCGACGGATCCAGCTGTAGTTTGTGGAACGCCTGTTTATTCCCCGTTTGCTCCGATCAGGAAAGTTCATTCTCGATGTCTCTCGAGATGCTGCAGGCCGTCCTGGGTGGATCTACGAGCCCTCTGTCCAAAGACACGCAACTTATGTCAATGCAGGAGTGTTTACAGTGTAAGAACCTGGAGGTGATGCTGAAGCTCAGGAAGGGACTACGTGATAACATTACACAGAGGGGAGTGACTAATTAA